From the Pongo pygmaeus isolate AG05252 chromosome X, NHGRI_mPonPyg2-v2.0_pri, whole genome shotgun sequence genome, one window contains:
- the FAM9C gene encoding protein FAM9C isoform X2, whose translation MEPVGRKRSRMATKDQLEVQVMAAQEMELAGKDPVSYEHEERKPVTETKEGDVTDEHRERGSFAETDEHTGVDTKELEDIAADVKEDLAAKRKRIEKVAKACSEIKNRIKNVLRTTQLKRQKRDYRISLKLPNVLEEFITDEQKDEEGEGEKEEQIKIFQEQQKRWQQDGKGTERD comes from the exons ATGGAGCCCGTGGGCAGGAAGCGCAGCAGGATGGCTACCAAGGACCAGTTGGAGGTTCAAGTTATGGCCGCCCAGGAAATGGAGCTTGCAG gAAAGGATCCAGTAAGTTATGAGCATGAGGAAAGAAAACCTGTTACAGAGACAAAGGAGGGAGATGTAACTGATGAGCACAGGGAAAGAGGATCTTTTGCTGAAACAGATGAACACACGGG GGTTGATACCAAGGAGCTAGAAGATATTGCAG CTGACGTTAAAGAGGATCTTGCTGCAAAGAGAAAACGGATTGAAAAGGTTGCAAAAGCTTGCAGCGAAATAaagaacagaattaaaaatgttttgagaacAACACAACTAAAAAG GCAGAAACGTGATTACAGAATTTCTCTGAAGTTGCCGAATGTCCTTGAAGAGTTCATCACAGATGAGCAGAAAgatgaggaaggagaaggagaaaaggaagaacaaatt aaaatatttcaagagcAACAAAAGAGGTGGCAACAAGATGGGAAAGGAACTGAAAGAGATTGA